A stretch of DNA from Verrucomicrobiia bacterium:
GCCAAGTGGTAAGGCAGGGCTCTGCAAAAGCCTTATGCGTCGGTTCGATTCCGACCCTCGCCTCCAATTCCAACTGCGTGTGCAGCATCGGTTTAGGGGGTTCGGGAGTCCAAACGGACACCAAAACGGACACCATTTTTCCAATCCGTAGGAAACCAGAATAGTCCGGCGTAATCCGCCGACTATCGGTTACCGCTTCGGATTCGGCCTGAGTTATTCTCGCGGTTGCGTGAAAACTATGAAAGCACGTTACCGTCTTATTTGCCGTGGAATCCGTGGCGGAGCCTATTATTGCGTGGATACTCAAACTGGCAAACGCACCAGTTTGGGCACTAACAACGCCGACGACGCCAGACAGATCATCGAAGCCAAGAACAACTCTGAACGCCAGCCGATATTGAACCTGCAAATCGCTAAGGCGTATCTGGCGGGAAGTGACAACGGCATCAAGACACGCACTTGGCGGAATGCTATTGAGGCACTGATCGGCACCAAGCAGGGAGCGAACCAGCATCGTTGGAAAACCGCCGCCAAGGACAAGGCATTTGCCATGTTGCTGCCGCAGGTCATTATCGAAACGAAGGCCGAGACGATTTTAAAAGTTCTACAAATGGGGACCGTCTCGACCAATGTTTATCTCCGGCGCTTGCACAACTTCTGCGTGGACATGAACTGGCTGCCGTGGCCGCTCATCCCAAAACGTCAGTGGCCAGCCGTCGAATTCAAAGAGAAGCGCGGTATTATGCTGGCCGAACATCTGGCCATCGTCGCCCGCGAACAAAATCCCGAACGCAAGGCGTTCTACAAACTCGCGTGGCACTTGGGCGCATCGCAATCCGATCTGGCCGGCTTGAACGCCGAGGACGTTGATTGGGAGCACCACGTCATCAGCTATGCGCGCCGGAAGACCGGCTCGATTGCCATCATGCGCATGGATGAAGACATGGAGGAAATCTTGCGCGACCTGCCGGGAAGCGGCCCGCTGTTTCCGTATCTGCGAACCGTGCGTTCGGGCGACCGCGCCACGGAGTTCAAACAACGCTGCGATGGGCTTGGCATCAAAGGCGTCTCATTGCACAGCTACCGCTACGGTTGGGCGGAACGGGCAAAGACGGCGGGCTATCCCGAACGGTATGCCCAGGTGAATCTCGGCCACAACAGCCGGGCAATGGCGCGGGCATATTCCCGCAAAGCGCCGGTAGAAATGCCTTCGTTGAGTGAATACGAACGACAACAGAAAGCCATCGTTGGAAATCGAAACACCAAACCCGTGACGCAAAGCGTCGCAGCATAAGGAGGCCATCATGCAATCTTGGCAAATAAAAGCGCTTGAACTGGAAGCGTCGGGATTGAAACACCTTGACGGATTCATTCACGAACACGCGCTCTATTTTCTCATTGGAGCCATTTATCTCTTGCTGGTTTTGTTGGTGTGGGTTGAGCGGGGCATTGCGACGCAAAGGAGGAAAATCCACCATTCATGTCCGGTCAGCCTTTTTTATTCATCTGCCGGGACCGCCACCACCGCCCCCGGACACGTTCGACCCATTTCCACCGCCGCACCATTCGGCGCACTGCAATCACGATGATGGTTGGGAATGACCACTGCGATGCAAATTGCGCGGCGCGATTCTTAAAAGCAATTCCCACGGCGCAAAGCGGGCGCGGTCACAGGTGGAGGCGCGGAGCGCACGACCTTGACGGCGACCGCGCTCCATATCATGGAAGCGCGAGGCACGCCGCTGATTCAGGAATGACGGTCACGGGAATTGTTTCCGTTGGTTGCGTTGCCGTTGGTTGTGGATACGGAACCTTTGAGCGTCCGACTTTTTGCGGCGCGCTCGTTCTTGTCCTTGACCTTTAGCCGGATGAGTTCGGTTGCCTTGTTCATCCATCTGGCGTCACCTTTCTTTTGCTCAATCTCGGCCGTCAGAAAAAACTTCACGGCTCCTGGCGGTGGATTGCCCAGCGGCTTGAGCTGGCCGGCACTGACAAGAATGGGAATGTGGTCTGGTTCAAAACCGAGACGCCAAGCAGCTTCGGCGGCGTTCATGCGTCCAGGCAGTGAAATCAGATTGAGAATTTCTTTGCGTTCGGGATTCATACGTTTTCCTTGGTTAAAGTGACGGTGACGGCGGCAATGTGGGTTTTCAGCGTAGCGGCCAAACGGCGATCCGCCGACTTCACAAATTTCAATTCGTATTTCTGAATCTCGGCTTCCAGCCGCTTGAGGCCGCTGCCCAAGACGACCACATTGGCGGATGCAAAGCGGATCAACATTTTTTCCGGCGGCGCATCCGGCTCCTTTTCCAATGCCGGGTTTGAAATTTTTTCCGCATATAAAAACTGCGCGTAAGGCAGCAGATAGCTGATGCCGTCGTCGGCAAACACGTCGAGCGCGGCGATAGTGGAATCACTGCCAAGGCAGGGATTGTCGCGCGGGTTAGACGCCCATTCG
This window harbors:
- a CDS encoding tyrosine-type recombinase/integrase translates to MGTNNADDARQIIEAKNNSERQPILNLQIAKAYLAGSDNGIKTRTWRNAIEALIGTKQGANQHRWKTAAKDKAFAMLLPQVIIETKAETILKVLQMGTVSTNVYLRRLHNFCVDMNWLPWPLIPKRQWPAVEFKEKRGIMLAEHLAIVAREQNPERKAFYKLAWHLGASQSDLAGLNAEDVDWEHHVISYARRKTGSIAIMRMDEDMEEILRDLPGSGPLFPYLRTVRSGDRATEFKQRCDGLGIKGVSLHSYRYGWAERAKTAGYPERYAQVNLGHNSRAMARAYSRKAPVEMPSLSEYERQQKAIVGNRNTKPVTQSVAA